A genomic stretch from Bradyrhizobium sp. 195 includes:
- a CDS encoding Gfo/Idh/MocA family protein codes for MKSEFDHIVIGSGSGGSVVASRLSDDPNLSVVGLLAVCTSSCGRLGRVLHIEGNFSAPQGLHFAPEDWRAHQSETPAGGMTLMGIHVLDAMIGLAGPIAGVRARSRKQFLQIDMDDTTDAQIEFASGCTGYLSTVTATARNWRLQVFGTTGWAEMHGYQQLTFAPVGQDTETTRFDAVDTERAELEAFAKFVLNRTEYPIPIDDVVRGIGALEAIFKSVREDRFVTVDSERGRLVDPL; via the coding sequence GTGAAATCAGAGTTCGATCATATCGTGATTGGCTCAGGTTCGGGCGGGAGTGTCGTAGCCTCCAGGTTGTCTGACGATCCGAATTTGTCGGTGGTCGGCTTGCTAGCTGTCTGCACTTCAAGCTGCGGTCGATTGGGGCGTGTCTTGCACATCGAGGGCAATTTTTCGGCGCCACAAGGCCTGCATTTCGCGCCCGAGGATTGGCGCGCGCACCAGTCCGAAACTCCCGCCGGCGGCATGACGTTGATGGGTATCCACGTCTTGGATGCGATGATTGGTCTCGCTGGTCCCATCGCAGGCGTAAGAGCAAGGTCACGAAAGCAATTCCTCCAGATAGATATGGACGATACCACTGACGCCCAAATCGAATTTGCAAGCGGATGTACCGGTTACCTAAGTACTGTGACGGCAACCGCGCGGAATTGGAGGTTGCAGGTATTCGGAACGACGGGCTGGGCCGAGATGCACGGCTATCAGCAACTTACGTTCGCGCCAGTTGGCCAGGATACGGAAACGACGCGGTTCGATGCCGTAGATACCGAACGCGCAGAGCTCGAAGCTTTCGCGAAATTCGTTCTCAATCGGACAGAGTATCCGATTCCTATCGATGATGTCGTGAGGGGCATCGGCGCGCTCGAAGCGATTTTCAAGTCAGTAAGGGAAGATCGTTTCGTTACAGTTGATTCCGAGAGAGGTCGGCTTGTCGACCCCTTGTAG
- a CDS encoding Glu/Leu/Phe/Val family dehydrogenase, which translates to MSRSIYSGPVFDMARQQFAQVADHLQIQEMDRDRLLYPKRAVAVSCPIHRDDGRTEVFQGYRVQHHLTLGPTKGGTRFAPSVDIGEVAALAVWMSWKCALAGLPYGGAKGGITVDPYGLSPRELEALSRRYMQEMIPFVGPHTDVMAPDLGTNEQVMAWFMDTYSMYQGKTINEIVTGKPVSAGGTLGRREATGRGVAYLVGRALDHLGIRADSATAIIQGFGNVGSVTAYCLADRGVRIIGVSDHTAAYHDPAGLDLAGLERHMAKHGQLAGFSAQALIEPSELLVRKCDVLVPAAIERIITGESASRVDCRILAEGANGPTTPEADAVLQQRGDEIFVLPDILCNAGGVIVSYFEWVQDLQRLFWEEAEVFDRLYRILERSFQQVIARAKRDRISNRMAAMAIGVSVVQSAKRARGLFP; encoded by the coding sequence ATGAGCAGATCAATCTATAGTGGTCCCGTATTCGACATGGCCCGGCAGCAATTTGCGCAGGTCGCCGATCACCTGCAAATCCAAGAGATGGACCGGGACCGATTACTCTACCCGAAGCGAGCCGTAGCCGTATCCTGTCCGATCCACAGAGACGACGGTCGCACCGAAGTCTTTCAGGGCTACCGAGTGCAGCACCACCTCACGTTGGGGCCGACCAAGGGCGGAACGCGCTTTGCGCCATCGGTGGACATCGGCGAAGTCGCCGCCTTGGCGGTCTGGATGAGTTGGAAATGTGCGTTGGCGGGACTTCCCTATGGGGGAGCCAAGGGAGGCATTACCGTCGACCCTTACGGCTTGTCTCCGCGCGAACTCGAGGCGCTCTCGCGGCGCTACATGCAGGAGATGATCCCGTTCGTCGGTCCGCACACCGACGTGATGGCCCCCGATCTAGGCACCAACGAGCAGGTCATGGCGTGGTTCATGGATACTTATTCCATGTATCAGGGCAAGACGATCAACGAGATCGTCACCGGAAAGCCAGTCTCAGCCGGAGGCACGCTTGGTCGCCGCGAAGCGACCGGCCGTGGGGTAGCGTACCTCGTCGGCCGTGCGCTTGACCATCTTGGGATCCGAGCGGACAGCGCCACAGCCATCATCCAGGGGTTTGGCAATGTTGGGTCCGTGACGGCCTATTGCCTCGCCGACAGAGGCGTCAGGATCATCGGCGTCAGTGATCATACCGCAGCTTACCATGATCCCGCTGGCCTGGATCTTGCCGGGTTGGAGCGCCATATGGCCAAACACGGGCAGCTTGCCGGCTTCTCCGCTCAGGCCCTCATTGAGCCGTCCGAGCTGTTGGTCCGAAAGTGCGATGTTCTGGTGCCGGCCGCGATCGAGCGGATCATCACCGGCGAAAGCGCGTCCCGAGTTGATTGCCGCATCCTCGCCGAGGGCGCCAACGGTCCAACTACGCCGGAAGCCGACGCCGTCCTACAGCAACGGGGCGACGAGATCTTCGTGCTGCCCGATATCCTGTGTAATGCTGGAGGAGTTATTGTCAGCTATTTCGAATGGGTACAGGATCTGCAGCGGCTGTTCTGGGAGGAAGCCGAGGTATTCGATCGTTTGTACCGAATTCTCGAACGCTCGTTTCAGCAAGTCATCGCTCGCGCCAAGCGCGATCGCATCTCGAATCGCATGGCGGCCATGGCGATTGGCGTGAGTGTCGTACAGTCAGCCAAGCGGGCCAGGGGGCTTTTTCCGTAA
- a CDS encoding electron transfer flavoprotein subunit beta/FixA family protein, which yields MKVLVPVKRVVDYNVKVRVKGDGSGVELANVKMSMNPFDEIAVEEALRLKEGGKATEVVVVSIGPAQASETIRTGLAMGADRGILVKADGTVEPLAVAKILKKIADEEQPGLIILGKQAIDDDSNQTGQMLAALLGWSQATFASKLEVEGSDFKVTREVDGGLQTVKLKGPAIVTTDLRLNEPRYASLPNIMKAKKKPIAEKTVADYGVDATARLEVLKTTEPAGRKAGVKVKDVAELVSKLKNEAGVL from the coding sequence ATGAAGGTCTTGGTGCCGGTAAAGCGGGTGGTCGATTACAACGTCAAGGTCCGCGTCAAGGGCGATGGATCAGGCGTTGAACTCGCCAACGTCAAGATGTCGATGAACCCGTTCGACGAAATCGCGGTCGAGGAAGCCCTGCGCCTGAAAGAAGGTGGCAAGGCCACCGAGGTCGTGGTGGTCTCCATTGGACCGGCGCAGGCGTCGGAGACGATCCGCACCGGTCTTGCGATGGGTGCCGACCGCGGCATCCTCGTGAAGGCCGACGGTACCGTCGAGCCGCTGGCGGTCGCGAAGATTCTCAAGAAGATCGCCGACGAAGAGCAGCCGGGCCTGATTATTCTCGGCAAGCAGGCGATCGACGACGACAGCAATCAGACCGGCCAGATGCTGGCCGCGCTGCTCGGCTGGTCGCAGGCGACATTCGCCTCGAAGCTCGAGGTCGAAGGTTCTGACTTCAAGGTCACCCGCGAAGTCGACGGCGGCCTCCAGACCGTCAAGCTGAAGGGACCGGCGATCGTCACCACCGACCTGCGTCTCAACGAGCCGCGCTACGCGTCGCTGCCCAACATCATGAAGGCCAAGAAGAAGCCGATCGCGGAGAAGACCGTCGCCGATTACGGCGTCGACGCCACCGCGCGTCTCGAGGTTCTCAAGACGACGGAACCGGCGGGCCGCAAGGCGGGCGTCAAGGTCAAGGACGTCGCCGAGCTGGTGTCGAAACTCAAGAACGAAGCCGGGGTGCTCTGA
- a CDS encoding hydantoinase/oxoprolinase family protein has protein sequence MLVAPFRVGVDVGGTFTDLVLVDARGRVEAFKSPSVPTNPTEGVLATVELAARSLNSSVKAFLANTGLFVHGSTVATNTLLEKKGAKVGLLVTDGFRDSLEIRRSIREDVWDHRRPFPQVLVPRYLRLPVTERIEADGTVRIPFDPASVAAAARVFAEEGVEAVAICFLHAYVNPAHERAAKAELQKLLPEVWVTASSEIAPIIGEYERTSTTVVNAYVAPRVVPYLKRLAERLTALGLARKLLMIQSNGGAISVDEIGHAPVNLVLSGPAAGVGSLRFFGKDADSDHLISIEVGGTSCDVTLMQRGEVSMTDQIVLDGYHLNIPAVDIHTVGAGGGTIASVDGAGLLKAGPEGAGSMPGPACYSRGGERPTVTDAQLVLGRLKPGPYAGGAITLDLDKAKKSIEIHIAQPLKLSVEDAAAGILQLVERNILHAVERSSLEKGYNPRSFTLVAAGGAGPLHGSAAARLLGSSSLYVPRLAGVFCAFGMCNSDLRHDHLRSWLQDLDSKTASSRDALEHGFQQIEAAAGEILTREGFKGTRAVLRRGYDLRYFGQQWTVAIECPSTDPAIVRANFETAYERLFGYVQAGGAIEIVNLRVAAIGRLDPLEITGARPAAEDPVPQSRRHVWIDRETGFATIPVYDGTILTPRQRLVGPAVIEEATTTIFVGPGDRVTMTEAGNYHVSIAHAGARA, from the coding sequence ATGTTAGTTGCGCCTTTTCGAGTTGGAGTTGATGTTGGTGGCACCTTTACCGATCTTGTTCTCGTTGACGCTCGAGGGAGGGTAGAGGCATTCAAGTCGCCATCAGTTCCCACAAATCCCACGGAGGGGGTCCTCGCGACAGTTGAGCTGGCTGCTCGATCTCTGAATAGTAGCGTTAAGGCCTTTCTCGCAAACACAGGCTTGTTCGTTCATGGCTCAACCGTTGCCACGAACACGCTTCTGGAAAAGAAAGGAGCGAAGGTCGGATTGTTGGTGACCGATGGTTTTCGTGACTCTTTGGAGATCCGTCGGTCAATCCGAGAAGACGTTTGGGATCACCGTCGGCCGTTTCCGCAAGTCCTCGTTCCTCGATATCTTCGGCTGCCGGTCACTGAGCGGATAGAGGCTGATGGTACGGTCCGGATTCCATTTGATCCCGCATCCGTCGCGGCAGCTGCGCGCGTCTTTGCGGAGGAAGGGGTAGAGGCGGTCGCGATTTGCTTTCTGCATGCCTATGTAAATCCCGCACATGAGCGGGCCGCGAAGGCCGAACTGCAGAAGCTCCTTCCCGAAGTATGGGTGACCGCATCGTCGGAGATCGCTCCAATAATCGGGGAGTACGAAAGAACCTCGACGACCGTCGTCAATGCATACGTGGCCCCGCGGGTTGTTCCTTATCTAAAACGCTTGGCCGAGCGACTGACTGCATTGGGGCTGGCGCGCAAGCTGCTGATGATCCAGTCGAACGGCGGTGCAATCTCAGTCGACGAGATTGGCCATGCGCCAGTAAATCTGGTCTTGTCAGGTCCTGCAGCCGGCGTTGGGTCGCTTAGGTTCTTCGGAAAGGATGCTGATTCGGACCATTTGATCTCAATAGAGGTCGGCGGCACAAGCTGTGATGTCACCCTGATGCAGCGCGGTGAGGTCAGTATGACCGACCAGATCGTGCTGGACGGCTACCATCTGAATATTCCCGCGGTCGACATTCACACGGTCGGCGCGGGAGGCGGGACCATCGCCTCGGTAGACGGCGCCGGCCTTCTGAAAGCTGGGCCAGAAGGTGCTGGTTCGATGCCAGGCCCCGCCTGCTACAGCCGCGGCGGTGAACGTCCAACGGTGACGGATGCCCAGCTGGTGTTGGGTCGACTTAAGCCCGGTCCGTACGCCGGGGGCGCCATTACGTTGGATCTTGACAAGGCGAAGAAGTCGATTGAAATCCATATCGCTCAGCCTTTGAAGCTAAGCGTGGAAGACGCCGCCGCCGGCATCCTCCAGCTGGTTGAACGCAACATCCTTCACGCGGTGGAACGTTCTTCTCTCGAGAAGGGCTACAATCCGAGGAGTTTTACGCTTGTGGCGGCCGGTGGCGCGGGGCCTCTGCATGGCTCAGCGGCAGCTCGACTGCTTGGTAGTTCAAGCTTGTACGTGCCGCGTCTTGCGGGCGTGTTCTGCGCCTTCGGCATGTGCAATTCGGATCTTCGCCATGACCATCTGCGAAGTTGGCTGCAGGACCTTGACAGCAAGACCGCTTCGTCACGAGACGCGCTTGAGCACGGGTTCCAACAGATTGAGGCGGCGGCCGGCGAAATCCTGACACGGGAAGGCTTCAAGGGGACTCGCGCAGTTCTCCGGCGTGGCTACGATCTGCGCTACTTCGGCCAACAATGGACAGTTGCTATTGAATGTCCTTCGACCGATCCGGCAATCGTTCGCGCCAACTTTGAGACCGCTTATGAGCGTCTATTTGGATACGTGCAGGCCGGTGGGGCAATTGAGATCGTAAACCTGCGCGTTGCGGCGATTGGCAGGCTGGATCCGCTCGAGATCACTGGCGCTCGCCCAGCTGCTGAAGATCCGGTGCCGCAGTCCCGACGGCACGTGTGGATCGATAGAGAGACTGGATTTGCCACTATCCCTGTCTATGACGGCACAATCCTTACGCCGCGTCAGCGACTGGTTGGCCCTGCGGTGATCGAGGAGGCCACCACCACGATCTTCGTCGGCCCAGGCGATCGGGTCACGATGACTGAAGCGGGTAATTATCACGTGTCCATCGCTCACGCCGGCGCTCGAGCATAA
- a CDS encoding electron transfer flavoprotein subunit alpha/FixB family protein gives MTTLLIAEHDNASLKDATNKALTAAAALGADVEVLVAGENAKAAADAAAKLAGVKKVLLADGALYAHDLAEPLAALIVSLAPGYDAIVAPATSRFKNVMPRIAALLDVMQVSEIIKVVAPDTYERPIYAGNAIQTVKSKDAKKVITVRTSTFAAAGEGGSAPVESVAAAADPGLSSFVGEEVAKNDRPELTSAKIIVSGGRAMQSRENFAKYIEPLADKLGAGVGASRAAVDAGYAPNDWQVGQTGKVVAPELYVAVGISGAIQHLAGMKDSKVIVAINKDEDAPIFQVADYGLVADLYQAVPELTEEIRG, from the coding sequence ATGACGACGCTTCTGATTGCCGAACACGACAACGCGTCGCTGAAGGATGCGACCAACAAGGCGCTGACCGCGGCCGCCGCGCTCGGCGCGGATGTCGAGGTGCTGGTCGCCGGCGAGAACGCCAAAGCCGCGGCAGATGCGGCCGCCAAGCTCGCAGGTGTGAAGAAGGTGCTGCTCGCCGATGGCGCGCTTTACGCGCACGATCTCGCCGAGCCGCTGGCTGCGCTGATCGTCTCGCTGGCGCCCGGCTACGACGCCATCGTCGCGCCCGCGACCTCGCGCTTCAAGAACGTGATGCCGCGCATCGCAGCCCTGCTCGACGTCATGCAGGTTTCGGAGATCATCAAGGTGGTCGCGCCCGACACCTATGAGCGTCCGATCTATGCCGGCAATGCCATCCAGACGGTGAAGTCGAAGGACGCCAAGAAGGTCATCACGGTGCGTACCTCGACCTTCGCCGCCGCGGGTGAAGGCGGCAGCGCGCCCGTCGAGAGCGTGGCTGCAGCGGCCGATCCCGGCCTGTCGTCCTTCGTCGGCGAGGAAGTCGCGAAGAACGACCGCCCCGAGCTGACCTCGGCCAAGATCATCGTCTCCGGTGGCCGCGCCATGCAAAGTCGCGAGAACTTCGCAAAGTACATCGAGCCGCTCGCCGACAAGCTGGGCGCCGGCGTCGGTGCCTCGCGCGCGGCGGTCGACGCCGGCTATGCGCCGAACGACTGGCAGGTCGGTCAGACCGGCAAGGTGGTGGCCCCCGAGCTCTATGTCGCGGTCGGCATCTCCGGCGCGATCCAGCATCTGGCCGGCATGAAGGACTCCAAGGTGATCGTCGCGATCAACAAGGACGAGGACGCGCCGATCTTCCAGGTCGCCGATTACGGCCTGGTCGCCGACCTCTACCAGGCGGTTCCGGAGCTTACCGAAGAAATTAGAGGATAG
- a CDS encoding MBL fold metallo-hydrolase — protein MSLIKHSENLFEFRDTCNVYILKSGADCLLIDTGSGAVMQHLADIGIERVDWVLHTHHHRDQCWGTPIVQKAGARVAVPEFERHLFDNVEAHWQTKRLYGNYNDSNQFFSLGTNLPVDAVLEDYGIFAWKEYEFRILPAKGHTYGMISLIAEVDGGKVAFIGDLMTSGGKLYQLHAMEYSYGDLLGIEFTMQSILALKKENVDVAYPSHGPPICEVSRDIGRLETRLEALARIGRLFTSGWSTSGKDLQTIRESKLQPITEHLLWAGPYTCSNFYIVLSGSGHAMLIDYGLTSSAHLHFSNDHGGYQALRFVQHHIDQLRDDYGVRDIELVVPTHIHDDHVCGIPFLQRQFDTQCWALDCVAEVISDPAAWTSTPCCFHKPIEVQRLLRDGEAFHWRGFDFEIYHAPGQTEYHAAILGKIDGKRIVFGGDNLLLFNPQAGGIEREIAIQSTVMRNSFQLEMHRRCASVIRAANPDLVCPGHGELIPMDRSRVAEYMDYIKRKEVAFRNVVDEPANHFIDLFWARMLPYLSKARPNSEVAYTIKIRNNLERTAVFSARLLPAFRWTAHGGVESITLESGERGDIVLSATAPSQADPRRRLMTAEILIDDVSQGPLCEALVSTSAD, from the coding sequence ATGTCTCTGATTAAACACTCCGAGAACCTCTTTGAGTTTCGAGACACTTGTAACGTTTACATCCTGAAAAGCGGCGCGGACTGCCTGTTGATCGATACAGGGTCCGGCGCCGTTATGCAGCATCTTGCCGACATCGGTATCGAGCGAGTCGACTGGGTTCTGCATACCCATCACCATAGGGATCAGTGTTGGGGAACGCCTATTGTTCAGAAGGCGGGGGCGCGAGTTGCCGTACCGGAATTCGAGCGTCACCTGTTCGACAATGTCGAGGCGCATTGGCAGACCAAGCGACTCTATGGCAACTACAACGATAGCAACCAGTTCTTCTCACTAGGGACCAATCTTCCGGTCGATGCAGTCCTGGAAGATTACGGCATCTTTGCGTGGAAGGAGTATGAGTTCCGCATCCTACCGGCCAAGGGTCATACATACGGCATGATCAGCCTGATAGCAGAGGTAGACGGCGGGAAAGTCGCGTTTATCGGCGATCTGATGACGAGCGGGGGGAAGCTCTATCAACTTCACGCAATGGAGTATAGTTATGGCGACCTGCTCGGCATTGAATTTACAATGCAGTCGATCCTCGCCCTGAAAAAAGAAAATGTCGATGTCGCCTATCCATCGCATGGTCCGCCCATTTGTGAGGTGAGCCGGGACATTGGAAGGCTTGAAACGAGGCTTGAGGCACTTGCTCGGATAGGCAGGCTTTTTACCTCGGGCTGGAGTACCAGTGGAAAGGACCTGCAGACGATCCGCGAGAGCAAGCTCCAGCCGATTACGGAGCATCTGCTGTGGGCCGGCCCCTACACCTGTTCCAATTTCTACATCGTGCTGAGTGGAAGCGGCCACGCAATGCTGATTGACTACGGACTGACTTCTTCCGCTCATCTCCATTTTTCCAACGATCACGGTGGATATCAAGCTCTACGTTTCGTTCAGCATCATATCGATCAGCTGCGCGACGACTACGGGGTACGGGATATTGAACTCGTCGTTCCCACGCATATTCATGACGACCATGTTTGCGGAATACCGTTCCTCCAACGACAGTTCGACACGCAGTGCTGGGCTCTCGATTGCGTCGCCGAGGTCATTTCTGATCCCGCTGCGTGGACAAGCACGCCCTGCTGCTTCCACAAACCGATCGAAGTGCAACGGCTTCTACGTGACGGTGAGGCATTTCATTGGAGAGGATTCGACTTCGAGATTTATCACGCCCCAGGTCAAACAGAATACCACGCAGCTATCTTGGGTAAGATCGATGGAAAGCGGATCGTCTTTGGTGGGGATAATCTGCTTCTCTTCAATCCTCAGGCCGGGGGGATTGAGCGGGAGATCGCCATCCAGTCTACGGTCATGCGCAACAGCTTTCAGTTGGAAATGCATCGGCGCTGCGCGAGCGTGATACGGGCGGCGAACCCTGATCTCGTATGCCCCGGACACGGGGAGCTGATCCCCATGGATCGGTCGAGGGTCGCCGAGTACATGGACTACATCAAACGCAAGGAGGTCGCATTCCGCAATGTCGTCGATGAACCTGCAAACCATTTCATCGACCTATTCTGGGCACGAATGCTGCCATATCTCTCAAAAGCGCGCCCAAACAGCGAAGTCGCTTACACGATCAAGATTCGTAACAACCTTGAGCGCACGGCCGTGTTCAGCGCCCGCTTGCTACCGGCATTTAGGTGGACCGCGCATGGAGGCGTGGAAAGCATCACGCTTGAGTCTGGCGAGCGGGGCGACATAGTGCTCAGTGCGACTGCACCATCTCAGGCCGATCCGCGGCGAAGGCTGATGACCGCCGAGATCCTGATTGACGATGTATCGCAGGGACCGCTCTGTGAGGCTCTGGTCTCGACCTCGGCAGACTAG
- a CDS encoding ATP-binding cassette domain-containing protein, with the protein MATPAESYLKPANRFVAEFLGIANFIGLQDGRSGVVRPERICLAANGEGKAARVVEAIYRPDGALSSGRRRRVPAAVPFLGSTFAKNERVVVSWDPANLWPVA; encoded by the coding sequence GTGGCGACGCCGGCCGAATCCTATCTGAAGCCCGCCAATCGTTTCGTTGCGGAGTTTCTGGGCATCGCTAATTTCATCGGACTGCAGGATGGCCGCAGTGGCGTAGTGCGCCCCGAGCGCATATGCCTCGCGGCCAACGGCGAGGGCAAGGCTGCGCGCGTCGTCGAGGCGATCTATCGGCCAGATGGTGCGCTATCATCTGGTCGAAGGAGGAGAGTCCCTGCTGCAGTGCCGTTCCTCGGTTCGACCTTCGCGAAGAACGAACGTGTGGTTGTTTCGTGGGATCCCGCCAACCTGTGGCCGGTGGCATAG
- a CDS encoding hydantoinase B/oxoprolinase family protein: MIGETMSTAATNDPVLLAILQKQLDHISVQMGAIMTRTARSPIFSQSHDFSCFISNATGETVAQADGLPVHSGGGGFAVRAVLRDFADQIEDGDVFILSDPYVAGGNHLPDWTLIRPAFFGGELVGFCSNRAHQSDIGGGAAGTYNSAATEIFHEGIRLPVLKLIERGKRRDDLWRMLLLNSRCPDLMEGDLGAMLGSTRVGAHRMAEIVGQLGVETGTSYLTSLLDYGERRMRQAILALPNGTWEGFDVSDTDCFESVDVETRVKVTIAGDRIAFDFTGTSPQIKGFKNSGIANTHSSVYCALSSFLDPDIPHNEGVYRCVKIIAPEGTIVNALPPAPMTMNTVFPAIDIMNACWRALAQAEPSRACAGWGKSVHSSSAGKKATGEVFVLYHWHGSAGGGAVNGRDGFPTSSHQMTLGGMFIPNVETYEQSYPIRIHRYQMRTDSAGAGQYRGGTGVDYVADVLIGGEHALRSEGARKPTGAGVNGGLWGAKGSLKGFDLATGEEFYCPQYGVQQVKPFRIVIESSAGGGWGDPHKRDPGAVLRDIRDELVSPEAALAVYGVEISADRKSIVSTKSRHREH, from the coding sequence ATGATAGGTGAAACCATGAGCACTGCGGCGACTAACGATCCTGTTCTGTTGGCCATTCTGCAGAAGCAGCTTGACCACATCAGTGTGCAGATGGGCGCAATTATGACCCGCACGGCGCGCAGCCCCATTTTTAGCCAGAGCCACGACTTTTCTTGCTTCATAAGCAATGCAACGGGAGAGACGGTCGCGCAGGCAGACGGACTGCCGGTTCACTCCGGCGGCGGCGGTTTCGCCGTTCGCGCCGTTCTTAGGGATTTTGCGGACCAGATCGAGGATGGCGACGTCTTCATACTCAGCGATCCGTATGTTGCCGGCGGCAACCATCTGCCCGATTGGACTCTCATCCGTCCGGCATTTTTCGGTGGCGAGTTGGTAGGATTCTGCAGCAACCGTGCTCATCAATCCGATATTGGAGGCGGCGCTGCTGGGACCTACAATTCGGCTGCTACCGAGATTTTTCACGAGGGAATTCGGCTGCCTGTTCTCAAACTTATAGAACGAGGCAAGCGTCGAGACGACCTCTGGAGAATGCTGCTGTTGAATTCTCGTTGCCCGGATCTGATGGAGGGTGATCTCGGAGCGATGCTGGGTTCCACGCGCGTCGGCGCCCATCGGATGGCCGAGATCGTCGGTCAGCTCGGTGTCGAGACGGGAACGTCATATCTGACGTCTCTTCTGGATTATGGAGAACGGAGAATGCGCCAAGCGATCTTGGCGCTTCCGAACGGCACCTGGGAAGGTTTCGACGTTAGCGACACGGACTGCTTCGAAAGCGTCGATGTTGAGACGCGAGTGAAGGTGACCATCGCAGGCGACCGTATCGCGTTCGATTTCACCGGCACTTCGCCGCAAATCAAAGGATTCAAGAACAGCGGCATCGCCAACACGCACTCGTCCGTCTACTGCGCTCTTTCCTCATTCTTGGATCCCGATATTCCACATAATGAAGGTGTCTATCGTTGCGTAAAAATCATTGCTCCGGAAGGCACGATCGTAAATGCCTTGCCGCCGGCTCCAATGACGATGAATACCGTTTTTCCAGCGATTGATATCATGAACGCTTGTTGGCGTGCGTTAGCACAGGCGGAGCCAAGTCGCGCATGTGCGGGCTGGGGCAAGTCCGTCCATAGCAGCTCGGCCGGAAAGAAGGCGACGGGCGAGGTCTTCGTCCTCTACCATTGGCACGGCAGTGCAGGCGGCGGAGCGGTGAACGGGCGCGATGGTTTCCCGACGAGCAGCCATCAGATGACACTAGGCGGAATGTTCATTCCTAATGTGGAAACCTATGAGCAGAGTTATCCGATCCGCATCCATCGTTATCAGATGCGCACCGATTCTGCGGGCGCCGGCCAATATCGGGGCGGGACAGGGGTCGACTATGTTGCTGACGTCTTGATCGGCGGAGAGCACGCGCTACGCAGTGAGGGCGCTCGTAAACCGACGGGCGCAGGCGTCAATGGCGGGCTTTGGGGCGCCAAAGGCTCACTGAAAGGCTTCGATTTGGCGACGGGGGAGGAGTTCTATTGCCCGCAATACGGAGTCCAGCAAGTCAAGCCGTTTCGCATCGTCATCGAATCGTCCGCGGGAGGCGGTTGGGGCGATCCTCACAAGCGGGATCCGGGTGCAGTCCTGCGCGACATCCGTGATGAACTCGTTTCACCAGAAGCTGCTCTGGCCGTCTATGGCGTCGAGATTTCAGCAGACCGCAAGTCGATCGTCTCGACCAAATCAAGGCACCGAGAACACTAG